One Syntrophobacterales bacterium genomic region harbors:
- the truB gene encoding tRNA pseudouridine(55) synthase TruB has protein sequence MHILNIKLRFQRMNGVVVIDKPSGMTSHDVVARVRRISGISKVGHTGTLDPLATGVLPVCLNEATKLVQFLANDGKEYRATLLLGVRTDTLDTEGSVLSREVPLVSREQVETVLKNFIGKLKQTVPRYSAVKVKGRALYDWTRRGIDVEPPEREVEIYDVRINEFSLPEVVFTVSCSKGTYIRSLCAEAGEALGCGGCMSGLRRTRSGMFNLDSAIALDGLLQEEGWAQAATKLTPLVELLPEFPLIEVDRPLAEKLKNGYQPTGEVLLRYHIPFLAEGDVVKLVTDESRLVAVARMLCSSEELFSDRLKIQAVKILRVFDD, from the coding sequence TTGCATATTTTAAATATTAAGCTGCGCTTTCAACGCATGAACGGGGTTGTGGTCATCGACAAACCCTCGGGGATGACCTCTCATGACGTTGTCGCGCGTGTCCGCAGGATTTCAGGCATAAGCAAGGTCGGCCATACGGGGACGCTGGATCCTCTCGCTACGGGCGTTTTGCCGGTTTGCCTGAATGAAGCGACAAAATTAGTGCAGTTTCTGGCAAATGACGGCAAAGAGTACCGGGCGACTCTGCTGCTTGGGGTCAGAACCGATACCCTCGATACGGAGGGAAGCGTTCTTTCCCGGGAGGTTCCGCTGGTCAGCCGGGAGCAGGTGGAAACGGTTTTAAAAAACTTTATCGGGAAGCTAAAGCAGACTGTCCCGCGGTACTCGGCGGTTAAGGTGAAAGGCCGGGCTCTTTACGATTGGACGAGGCGGGGAATAGACGTTGAGCCTCCGGAACGGGAGGTGGAGATTTACGATGTCCGCATCAATGAATTTTCTCTTCCGGAGGTTGTCTTCACCGTTTCCTGCTCCAAGGGCACGTATATCCGCTCTTTGTGTGCGGAGGCCGGGGAGGCGCTCGGTTGCGGCGGGTGTATGTCGGGGTTGCGCCGGACGCGCAGCGGCATGTTCAATCTCGATTCAGCTATAGCCCTGGACGGCCTTCTGCAAGAGGAGGGATGGGCACAAGCGGCGACAAAATTGACGCCGCTTGTGGAACTGCTGCCGGAATTCCCGCTTATTGAGGTTGACCGGCCGCTGGCGGAAAAATTAAAAAATGGCTATCAACCGACAGGCGAGGTTCTGCTCCGTTATCATATTCCTTTTCTTGCGGAAGGAGATGTGGTAAAACTCGTAACCGACGAAAGCCGCCTCGTGGCTGTGGCCCGGATGTTATGTTCGTCGGAGGAGCTGTTTTCCGACCGGCTGAAGATCCAGGCAGTAAAGATTTTACGCGTCTTTGATGACTGA
- the rpsO gene encoding 30S ribosomal protein S15 — protein sequence MLDVGKRKEIIGNYQLHEKDTGSPEVQVALLSARIEYLTEHFKTHKKDHHSRRGLLKLVGQRRRLLDYMKEKDVERYRTVIGRLGLRK from the coding sequence GTGTTAGATGTAGGCAAAAGAAAAGAAATTATTGGTAATTATCAGTTGCACGAGAAGGATACCGGCTCTCCGGAGGTTCAGGTCGCTCTTCTGAGCGCCAGGATAGAGTACCTGACGGAACATTTCAAGACGCACAAGAAGGATCATCATTCTCGACGCGGACTGCTGAAACTGGTAGGCCAAAGACGCAGACTGCTCGACTATATGAAGGAGAAGGACGTCGAACGCTACCGGACGGTGATCGGACGTCTTGGTCTCAGGAAGTAG